TCTGGGTAGAGTAGCAGCAGGAGTGGGAGCTATGCCCTATCCTTAAATGTTCGTTCAGGTATCCATCCGCTTGAATCTATGCAAAGTCAAGACAGTGTTACCCAACTAACCGTCTACTATCTAGACGGCAGCAGTGAATCCTTCAATATTTTTGACGCGATCGCCGGCCTCGACGCCGAGGAGCAAGATCCAGCCATCGATCTAGAACAGCTTCTTCAGCAGCCTCTCTGGGTGTTTCACCTACCCGACCAAACCGTCATGATTCGGTCTGAGACGGTATTGAAAGTTGAAGTGAAGCCACCTTTATTGCACATCCAAGGGGCCGGCGTGATCAACAACAGCGATCGCGTCACGGCCCTGACCCGCATGAGGTAGCCTGGCTCGGGCGGGCCTGCCCCGCCCCATAGATTGACCTAGAGTGATCTAGTTCAAATAGCCGAGGGATTTTAGCCCAGCTAGCACCTTCTCGGTGCTTTCCTCCAGGGTTTCCAGATCCGTACGGCATTCAATATCTGGCTTGAGAGGAGCTTCATAGGGATCATCAATCCCCGTGAACTGCTTAATTTCGCCAGCACGGGCCCGCTTATACAGTCCCTTCACGTCGCGATCTTCGCAAACTTCGAGGGGAGCATTCACAAAAATCTCTACAAAATCACCAATTTTTTGGCGAACCTCATCACGAATGTCGCGGTAGGGAGAGATGGCAGAGACCAAAACAATCACACCGTTGCGCGTGAGCAGATGGGACACAAAACCAATACGGCGGATGTTTTCGTCACGGTCTTCCTTGCTGAAGCCCAGCCCTTTGGTGAGGTTCTCGCGCACAATATCCCCATCTAAAATTTCTAGGGCATAGTTTTGTGCTCTTAGCTTCTCCTCAACCGCCATACGAATCGTCGTTTTGCCGGCTCCGCTCAATCCCGTAAACCAAACGGTGACCCCGCGTTGATTTGCTGCCATAACGTTCATCCTCGTGGTACACATACATAATTCGGCTAGGTGGCTTGGTCTGCCCCGCAGTGCCTGCTTCCTAACCCTGACAAACAAGCCTTTTTGATACTACGTCGTTTTTGTGTAGAAATGCGTCGTTTTTACCGAGGTTTGCCCAACAACTCTAGGGATCAGAGACGCTGAGATAGGTCCCCTGCCTACCTCTATCCCCCCATATCTCCCTTGTTCAGGACGTTAACGCTAAGCCCTGCTCGATCCAAGATGGATCCCATGGATCACGCCGATCCTTAGGGAGATTCGTCCCCAGTCTCAACGCCATCCCAACGTCCTGCCAACATCGGGCGATCGCTCTCCCCTTGCCCCCATCCCCCTATGACCTTATTTGAGCAGCATCGTCAGCGCCTGCTGTCCACTGA
This genomic interval from Candidatus Obscuribacterales bacterium contains the following:
- the cysC gene encoding adenylyl-sulfate kinase, producing the protein MAANQRGVTVWFTGLSGAGKTTIRMAVEEKLRAQNYALEILDGDIVRENLTKGLGFSKEDRDENIRRIGFVSHLLTRNGVIVLVSAISPYRDIRDEVRQKIGDFVEIFVNAPLEVCEDRDVKGLYKRARAGEIKQFTGIDDPYEAPLKPDIECRTDLETLEESTEKVLAGLKSLGYLN